A window of Escherichia coli contains these coding sequences:
- the trbI gene encoding type-F conjugative transfer system protein TrbI, with translation MSSTQKPADVTAERRSHWWWTVPGCLAMVLLNAAVSYGIVRLNAPVTVTFNMKQTVDAFFDSASQKQLSEAQSKALSARFNTALEASLQAWQQKHHAVILVSPAVVQGAPDITREIQQDIARRMRAEP, from the coding sequence ATGAGTTCAACGCAGAAACCCGCCGACGTCACGGCAGAACGACGCAGCCACTGGTGGTGGACGGTGCCGGGATGCCTGGCAATGGTGTTACTGAACGCAGCCGTCAGTTACGGCATTGTCAGACTGAACGCACCGGTGACTGTCACCTTCAACATGAAACAGACCGTGGATGCGTTTTTTGACAGCGCCAGTCAGAAACAACTGTCAGAAGCGCAGTCAAAAGCCCTTTCAGCGCGTTTTAACACGGCACTGGAAGCCAGCCTGCAGGCGTGGCAGCAGAAACACCACGCGGTCATTCTGGTGTCGCCTGCTGTGGTACAGGGGGCACCGGATATCACCCGGGAAATCCAGCAGGATATTGCCCGGCGAATGAGGGCGGAACCATGA
- the traC gene encoding type IV secretion system protein TraC, with protein sequence MNNPLEAVTQAVNSLVTALKLPDESAKANEVLGEMSFPQFSRLLPYRDYNQESGLFMNDTTMGFILEAIPINGANESIVEALDHMLRTKLPRGIPLCIHLMSSQLVGDRIEYGLREFSWSGEQAERFNAITRAYYMKAAATQFPLPEGMNLPLTLRHYRVFISYCSPSKKKSRADILEMENLVKIIRASLQGASITTQTVDAQAFIDIVGEIINHNPDSLYPKRRQLDPYSDLNYQCVEDSFDLKVRADYLTLGLRENGRNSTARILNFHLARNPEIAFLWNMADNYSNLLNPELSISCPFILTLTLVVEDQVKTHSEANLKYMDLEKKSKTSYAKWFPSVEKEAKEWGELRQRLGSGQSSVVSYFLNITAFCKDNNETALEVEQDILNSFRKNGFELISPRFNHMRNFLTSLPFMAGKGLFKQLKEAGVVQRAESFNVANLMPLVADNPLTPAGLLAPTYRNQLAFIDIFFRGMNNTNYNMAVCGTSGAGKTGLIQPLIRSVLDSGGFAVVFDMGDGYKSLCENMGGVYLDGETLRFNPFANITDIDQSAERVRDQLSVMASPNGNLDEVHEGLLLQAVRASWLAKENRARIDDVVDFLKNASDSEQYAESPTIRSRLDEMIVLLDQYTANGTYGQYFNSDEPSLRDDAKMVVLELGGLEDRPSLLVAVMFSLIIYIENRMYRTPRNLKKLNVIDEGWRLLDFKNHKVGEFIEKGYRTARRHTGAYITITQNIVDFDSDKASSAARAAWGNSSYKIILKQSAKEFAKYNQLYPDQFLPLQRDMIGKFGAAKDQWFSSFLLQVENHSSWHRLFVDPLSRAMYSSDGPDFEFVQQKRKEGLSIHEAVWQLAWKKSGPEMASLEAWLEEHEKYRSVA encoded by the coding sequence GTGAATAACCCACTTGAGGCCGTCACTCAGGCGGTTAACTCCCTCGTCACAGCACTGAAACTGCCTGACGAATCCGCAAAGGCCAATGAAGTTCTGGGCGAAATGAGCTTCCCGCAGTTCAGCCGTCTGCTGCCGTACCGTGATTACAACCAGGAATCCGGTCTGTTCATGAATGACACCACGATGGGCTTTATTCTGGAAGCCATTCCCATCAATGGGGCGAATGAGTCCATTGTGGAGGCTCTCGATCATATGCTGCGCACCAAACTGCCGCGCGGTATTCCGTTGTGTATCCATCTGATGTCCAGTCAGTTGGTTGGTGACAGGATTGAATATGGGCTGCGTGAGTTCTCCTGGTCAGGTGAACAGGCTGAACGGTTTAACGCCATTACCCGGGCCTATTATATGAAAGCGGCAGCGACACAGTTTCCGCTGCCGGAGGGGATGAATCTGCCCCTGACCCTGCGCCATTACCGGGTATTTATCTCGTACTGTTCACCCTCAAAGAAAAAAAGCCGGGCTGACATTCTGGAAATGGAAAACTTGGTGAAAATCATCCGGGCGTCGTTACAGGGGGCCAGTATCACCACACAGACGGTGGATGCACAGGCTTTCATCGATATTGTCGGGGAGATAATTAACCATAACCCGGACTCCCTGTACCCGAAAAGACGTCAGCTGGACCCGTATTCTGATTTGAATTATCAGTGTGTGGAGGACAGTTTTGACCTGAAGGTCCGGGCAGATTACCTGACGCTGGGCCTGCGTGAGAACGGCAGGAACAGCACGGCCCGCATCCTGAATTTCCATCTGGCCCGTAACCCGGAAATCGCCTTCCTGTGGAACATGGCCGACAACTACAGCAACCTGCTGAACCCGGAACTGTCCATCTCCTGTCCGTTCATCCTGACGCTGACTCTGGTGGTGGAAGACCAGGTGAAAACCCACAGCGAAGCCAACCTGAAGTACATGGACCTGGAGAAAAAGTCGAAGACCTCCTATGCCAAATGGTTTCCGTCCGTGGAGAAAGAGGCGAAGGAGTGGGGGGAACTGCGTCAGCGGCTGGGCTCCGGTCAGTCCTCCGTGGTGTCCTACTTCCTCAACATCACAGCATTCTGCAAGGACAATAATGAAACGGCGCTGGAAGTGGAGCAGGACATCCTGAACAGCTTTCGTAAAAACGGTTTTGAGCTGATTTCACCGCGCTTTAACCACATGCGCAATTTCCTGACCTCCCTGCCCTTTATGGCCGGGAAAGGGCTGTTTAAACAGCTGAAAGAGGCCGGAGTGGTTCAGCGCGCAGAGAGCTTTAATGTTGCCAACCTGATGCCGTTAGTGGCGGATAACCCCCTGACACCGGCAGGTCTGCTGGCACCCACCTACCGTAACCAGCTGGCGTTTATCGATATTTTCTTCCGGGGGATGAATAACACCAACTACAACATGGCGGTCTGTGGCACCTCCGGGGCCGGTAAAACCGGGCTGATACAGCCACTTATCCGCAGCGTGCTGGACTCCGGAGGCTTTGCCGTGGTGTTCGACATGGGGGATGGATACAAGTCCCTGTGTGAGAACATGGGCGGGGTGTATCTGGACGGTGAAACCCTGCGTTTTAACCCGTTTGCGAACATCACCGATATTGACCAGTCAGCGGAGCGTGTCCGTGACCAGTTGTCAGTGATGGCCAGCCCCAACGGTAACCTGGATGAAGTGCATGAAGGTCTGCTGTTGCAGGCGGTCAGAGCCTCCTGGCTGGCCAAAGAGAACAGAGCACGTATTGATGACGTGGTGGATTTCCTGAAAAACGCCAGTGACAGCGAGCAGTATGCCGAGTCACCGACTATCCGCAGCCGTCTGGACGAAATGATTGTGCTGCTTGACCAGTACACTGCCAACGGCACTTACGGCCAGTATTTTAACTCTGATGAGCCGTCCCTGCGGGATGACGCAAAAATGGTGGTGCTGGAGCTGGGCGGACTGGAAGACCGTCCGTCACTGCTGGTTGCGGTGATGTTCTCCCTGATTATCTACATCGAGAACAGGATGTACCGCACGCCGCGTAACCTCAAGAAACTGAACGTTATTGATGAAGGCTGGCGTCTGCTGGACTTCAAAAATCACAAGGTCGGTGAATTTATTGAGAAAGGCTACCGTACGGCCCGCCGTCATACCGGTGCCTATATCACCATCACACAGAACATCGTCGACTTTGACTCTGATAAGGCCTCCAGTGCTGCCCGCGCGGCATGGGGTAACTCCTCCTACAAAATTATCCTCAAACAGAGTGCGAAGGAGTTCGCGAAATACAACCAACTGTATCCGGACCAGTTCCTGCCACTGCAGCGCGACATGATTGGTAAGTTTGGTGCGGCCAAAGACCAGTGGTTCAGTTCCTTCCTGCTGCAGGTGGAAAACCATTCCTCCTGGCACCGTCTGTTTGTGGACCCGTTAAGCCGCGCCATGTACAGCTCTGACGGCCCGGATTTTGAGTTTGTGCAGCAGAAGCGTAAAGAGGGGCTGAGTATTCATGAGGCAGTGTGGCAGCTGGCGTGGAAGAAGTCAGGGCCGGAAATGGCTTCGCTGGAAGCCTGGCTGGAAGAACATGAGAAATACAGGAGTGTGGCATGA
- the traR gene encoding conjugal transfer protein TraR, with amino-acid sequence MSDEVDEAYSVTEQLTMTGINRIRQKINAHGIPVYLCEACGNPIPEARREIFPGVTLCVECQAYQERQRKHYA; translated from the coding sequence GTGAGTGATGAAGTCGATGAAGCATATTCAGTGACAGAACAACTGACCATGACAGGAATAAACCGGATACGCCAGAAAATAAATGCTCATGGTATTCCTGTTTATCTCTGTGAAGCATGCGGAAATCCTATTCCGGAAGCCCGGCGGGAAATATTTCCCGGTGTGACGTTGTGCGTTGAATGTCAGGCGTATCAGGAGAGACAGAGAAAACATTATGCATAA
- the traV gene encoding type IV conjugative transfer system lipoprotein TraV yields the protein MKQISLFIPLLGTLLLSGCAGTSTEFECNATTSDTCMTMEQANEKAKKLEQPSEAKPVAASLPRLAEGNFRTMPVQTVTATTPSGSRPAVTALPEQKLLAPRPLFTAAREVKTVVPVSSVTPVTPPRPLRTGEQTAALWIAPYIDNQDVYHQPSSVFFVIKPSAWGKPRIN from the coding sequence ATGAAACAGATTTCTTTATTTATTCCTCTGCTGGGGACCTTATTACTTTCCGGATGTGCTGGAACCAGTACGGAATTTGAGTGTAACGCCACCACATCCGATACCTGTATGACGATGGAGCAGGCCAATGAGAAGGCCAAAAAACTGGAGCAGCCCTCAGAAGCAAAGCCGGTTGCGGCATCACTGCCGCGCCTGGCTGAAGGGAACTTCCGGACAATGCCGGTGCAGACCGTCACCGCGACCACTCCGTCCGGCAGCAGACCTGCGGTGACGGCACTTCCGGAGCAGAAACTGTTGGCACCACGCCCGCTGTTTACCGCTGCCCGGGAAGTGAAAACGGTTGTTCCGGTCAGTTCAGTTACGCCGGTAACACCTCCCCGTCCGCTAAGAACGGGTGAGCAGACGGCAGCATTATGGATAGCGCCTTATATTGATAACCAGGATGTTTATCATCAGCCATCCAGCGTGTTTTTTGTTATTAAACCGTCTGCGTGGGGAAAACCACGTATTAATTAA
- a CDS encoding conjugal transfer protein TrbD, whose protein sequence is MNMRNINVITACSVPDKSVSDDFMHAVLSNCTTRIVLPAPKEFSSESLPHNFNIAAVGVMKKGMSMSLFSSPGHIVVAGQSGGGKSVPVKELIDRIIQKYKELLDE, encoded by the coding sequence ATGAACATGCGTAATATTAATGTTATTACTGCCTGCTCTGTACCGGATAAAAGCGTATCAGATGATTTTATGCATGCTGTTCTCAGTAACTGCACCACAAGAATCGTACTTCCTGCACCGAAGGAATTCAGTTCTGAATCATTGCCGCACAATTTTAATATAGCTGCTGTCGGTGTGATGAAGAAGGGTATGTCGATGAGCTTATTTTCTTCTCCGGGGCATATTGTGGTTGCCGGACAATCCGGTGGCGGAAAATCTGTTCCGGTGAAAGAACTAATCGACAGAATTATTCAGAAATATAAGGAACTCCTTGATGAATAA
- the traB gene encoding F-type conjugal transfer pilus assembly protein TraB, producing the protein MASINTIVKRKQYLWLGIVVVGTASAIGGALYLSDVDMSGNGETVAEQEPVPDMTGVVDTTFDDKVRQHATTEMQVTAAQMQKQYEEIRRELDVLNKQRGDDQRRIEKLGQDNAALAEQVKALGANPVTATGEPVPQMPASPPGPEGEPQPGNTPVSFPPQGSVAVPPPTAFYPGNGVTPPPQVTYQSVPVPNRIQRKVFTRNEGKQGPSLPYIPSGSFAKAMLIEGADANASVTGNESTVPMQLRITGLVEMPNSKTYDATGCFVGLEAWGDVSSERAIVRTRNISCLKNGKTIDMPIKGHVSFRGKNGIKGEVVMRNGKILGWAWGAGFVDGIGQGMERASQPAVGLGATAAYGAGDVLKMGIGGGASKAAQTLSDYYIKRAEQYHPVIPIGAGNEVTVVFQDGFQLKTVEEMALERTQNRAEEENPESPVPVPPSAESHLNGFNTDQMLKQLGNLNPQQFMSGSQGGGNDGK; encoded by the coding sequence ATGGCTAGTATCAATACCATTGTGAAACGCAAGCAGTACCTGTGGCTGGGGATTGTGGTTGTCGGTACAGCCTCCGCGATTGGTGGGGCACTGTATCTGTCTGATGTGGACATGTCCGGTAACGGTGAAACCGTGGCTGAACAGGAGCCTGTGCCGGATATGACCGGTGTGGTGGATACGACCTTTGATGACAAGGTGCGTCAGCATGCCACCACAGAGATGCAGGTGACGGCAGCGCAGATGCAGAAGCAGTATGAGGAAATCCGTCGTGAGCTGGATGTTCTGAACAAACAGCGCGGTGATGACCAGCGTCGTATTGAAAAGCTGGGACAGGACAATGCCGCCCTGGCAGAGCAGGTAAAAGCCCTGGGTGCTAATCCCGTCACGGCGACCGGTGAGCCTGTACCGCAGATGCCTGCCTCACCGCCCGGCCCGGAAGGCGAACCACAGCCAGGAAACACCCCCGTATCCTTCCCGCCGCAGGGCAGCGTTGCTGTTCCACCGCCGACGGCATTTTATCCCGGGAATGGTGTCACGCCACCACCACAGGTGACGTACCAGTCTGTGCCGGTGCCTAACCGGATACAGCGTAAGGTGTTTACCCGTAATGAGGGAAAACAGGGACCATCGCTGCCGTACATTCCGTCAGGAAGTTTTGCGAAAGCCATGCTGATTGAAGGGGCGGATGCCAATGCCTCAGTCACCGGTAATGAATCCACGGTGCCGATGCAACTGCGTATCACCGGCCTGGTGGAAATGCCGAACAGCAAGACGTATGACGCAACGGGATGTTTTGTGGGTCTGGAAGCCTGGGGGGATGTGTCCAGTGAGCGTGCCATTGTTCGCACCCGCAATATCAGCTGCCTGAAGAATGGCAAAACCATTGATATGCCGATTAAGGGGCATGTCAGCTTCCGGGGCAAAAACGGTATCAAGGGCGAAGTGGTGATGCGTAACGGCAAAATCCTCGGTTGGGCATGGGGTGCGGGATTTGTTGACGGTATTGGTCAGGGAATGGAGCGTGCCTCCCAGCCGGCTGTCGGGCTGGGGGCCACTGCCGCTTACGGGGCCGGCGATGTCCTTAAAATGGGTATCGGTGGCGGTGCATCGAAAGCGGCACAGACGCTCAGTGACTACTACATCAAACGTGCCGAACAGTATCACCCGGTGATACCGATTGGTGCGGGCAATGAAGTGACCGTGGTGTTCCAGGACGGCTTCCAGCTGAAAACCGTGGAAGAGATGGCGCTGGAACGCACGCAGAACAGAGCGGAAGAGGAGAATCCGGAAAGTCCGGTTCCTGTTCCGCCATCAGCTGAAAGTCATCTTAACGGCTTTAATACTGACCAGATGCTGAAGCAGCTGGGCAACCTGAATCCGCAGCAGTTTATGTCCGGCAGCCAGGGAGGGGGCAACGATGGCAAATAA
- the traK gene encoding type-F conjugative transfer system secretin TraK, with the protein MRKNNTAIIFGSLFFSCSVMAANGTLAPTVVPMVNGGQASIAISNTSPNLFTVPGDRIIAVNCLDGALTNNEQTASGGVVVATVNKKPFTFILETERGLNLSIQAVPREGAGRTIQLVSDLRGTGEEAGAWETSTPYESLLVIISQAVRGGKLPAGWYQVPVTKETLQAPAGLSSVADAVWTGNHLKMVRFAVENKTLSALNIRESDFWQPGTRAVMFSQPASQLLAGARMDVYVIRDGEGN; encoded by the coding sequence ATGAGAAAAAATAATACGGCAATAATATTCGGCAGCCTGTTTTTTTCCTGCAGCGTGATGGCCGCAAACGGTACGCTGGCCCCCACCGTGGTGCCAATGGTGAACGGTGGTCAGGCCAGTATTGCCATCAGCAATACCAGCCCGAATCTGTTTACCGTTCCCGGTGACCGGATTATCGCCGTGAACTGTCTGGATGGTGCCCTGACCAATAATGAGCAGACCGCCTCCGGCGGTGTGGTGGTTGCCACCGTCAACAAAAAGCCCTTTACGTTCATTCTGGAAACAGAACGTGGTCTGAATCTTTCCATTCAGGCCGTTCCCCGTGAAGGCGCGGGGCGTACCATTCAGCTGGTCAGTGACCTGCGCGGAACCGGAGAAGAAGCCGGTGCGTGGGAAACGTCCACGCCTTACGAATCCCTGCTTGTGATCATCAGCCAGGCCGTCCGTGGCGGAAAATTACCCGCAGGCTGGTATCAGGTCCCGGTGACAAAGGAAACCCTGCAGGCCCCGGCGGGGCTGTCTTCAGTGGCAGATGCCGTATGGACGGGGAATCACCTGAAGATGGTCCGCTTTGCCGTGGAAAATAAAACGCTGTCTGCCCTGAATATCCGGGAAAGTGACTTCTGGCAGCCGGGAACCCGTGCCGTGATGTTCAGCCAGCCTGCCAGCCAGTTACTGGCAGGTGCGCGCATGGATGTGTATGTCATCCGTGACGGGGAGGGCAACTGA
- the traE gene encoding type IV conjugative transfer system protein TraE: MEHGARLSTSRVMAIAFIFMSVLIVLSLSVNVIQGVNNYRLQNEQRTAVTPMAFNAPFAVSQNSADASYLQQMALSFIALRLNVSSETADASHQALLQYIRPGAQNQMKVILAEEAKRIKNDNVNSAFFQTSVRVWPQYGRVEIRGVLKTWIGDSKPFTDIKHYILILKRENGVTWLDNFGETDDEKK, encoded by the coding sequence ATGGAACACGGTGCCCGTTTAAGTACCAGTCGTGTAATGGCCATCGCCTTTATATTTATGTCAGTGCTTATTGTTCTCAGCCTCTCTGTTAACGTCATTCAGGGGGTGAATAACTACCGTCTTCAGAATGAGCAACGCACTGCCGTGACGCCAATGGCATTTAATGCCCCCTTTGCCGTGTCACAGAACAGTGCCGATGCCTCTTATTTACAGCAGATGGCGCTGTCATTTATTGCCCTCCGTCTGAATGTTTCATCAGAAACCGCCGATGCCTCACATCAGGCGCTTCTGCAATATATCCGCCCGGGCGCACAGAACCAGATGAAAGTTATTCTGGCTGAAGAAGCGAAGCGTATTAAAAACGATAACGTGAACTCAGCCTTTTTCCAGACCAGTGTTCGTGTCTGGCCTCAGTATGGCCGTGTGGAAATTCGTGGTGTGCTTAAAACCTGGATTGGTGATTCAAAACCTTTCACTGATATCAAACATTACATCCTTATTCTGAAGCGGGAAAACGGGGTGACCTGGCTGGATAATTTCGGGGAAACAGACGATGAGAAAAAATAA
- the traL gene encoding type IV conjugative transfer system protein TraL codes for MSGDENKLKKYRFPETLTNQSRWFGLPLDELIPAAICIGWGITTSKYLFGIGAAVLVYFGIKKLKKGRGSSWLRDLIYWYMPTALLRGIFHNVPDSCFRQWIK; via the coding sequence ATGTCGGGAGACGAGAATAAACTTAAGAAATATCGTTTCCCGGAAACACTGACCAACCAGAGCCGCTGGTTTGGCCTGCCACTGGATGAACTGATCCCCGCAGCAATCTGTATTGGCTGGGGTATCACAACATCGAAATATCTGTTCGGTATTGGTGCAGCGGTTCTGGTTTATTTCGGGATTAAAAAACTGAAAAAAGGGCGGGGCAGTTCCTGGTTACGTGACCTGATTTACTGGTATATGCCAACAGCCCTGCTGCGCGGTATTTTTCATAATGTTCCCGATTCGTGTTTCCGGCAGTGGATTAAATAG
- the traA gene encoding type IV conjugative transfer system pilin TraA, giving the protein MNAVLSVQGASAPVKKKSFFSKFTRLNMLRLARAVIPAAVLMMFFPQLAMAAGSSGQDLMASGNTTVKATFGKDSSVVKWVVLAEVLVGAVMYMMTKNVKFLAGFAIISVFIAVGMAVVGL; this is encoded by the coding sequence ATGAATGCTGTTTTAAGTGTTCAGGGTGCTTCTGCGCCCGTCAAAAAGAAGTCGTTTTTTTCTAAATTCACTCGTCTGAATATGCTTCGCCTGGCTCGCGCTGTGATCCCGGCTGCTGTTCTGATGATGTTCTTCCCGCAACTGGCGATGGCCGCTGGCAGCAGTGGTCAGGACCTGATGGCAAGTGGTAACACCACGGTTAAGGCGACCTTCGGTAAGGACTCCAGTGTTGTTAAATGGGTTGTTCTGGCTGAAGTTCTGGTCGGTGCGGTCATGTACATGATGACCAAAAACGTCAAGTTCCTGGCCGGTTTTGCCATCATCTCTGTATTTATTGCTGTGGGTATGGCCGTCGTTGGCCTCTGA
- the traY gene encoding conjugal transfer relaxosome DNA-bindin protein TraY encodes MKRFGTRSATGKMVKLKLPVDVESLLIEASNRSGRSRSFEAVIRLKDHLHRYPKFNRAGNIYGKSLVKYLTMRLDDETNQLLIAAKNRSGWCKTDEAADRVIDHLIKFPDFYNSEIFREADKEEDITFNTL; translated from the coding sequence TTGAAAAGATTTGGTACACGTTCTGCAACAGGTAAGATGGTAAAACTAAAATTACCTGTAGATGTGGAAAGTCTATTAATTGAGGCAAGTAACAGAAGCGGAAGAAGTCGATCGTTTGAGGCAGTAATAAGACTTAAAGATCATCTTCACCGCTATCCAAAGTTTAACAGGGCAGGGAATATCTATGGTAAGTCGCTGGTTAAGTATCTGACAATGCGTCTGGATGATGAAACTAACCAGCTACTTATTGCAGCCAAAAATCGTAGTGGATGGTGTAAAACAGATGAGGCTGCAGACAGAGTTATTGATCATTTGATCAAGTTTCCTGATTTTTATAACTCGGAGATATTCAGGGAGGCAGATAAAGAGGAAGATATAACATTTAATACACTCTAG